TGACCGCCCGTCGCGGCGGAATAGTAATTGTCGACGATGACGATGACGCCGTCATTTCTGTTGAACACGGCGTTGCCGACGGAAGACGTCAGGCCGTTGTGCCAGAAGCCGCCGTCGCCGACGAAGGAGATCGACCGCCTTTTCGCTTCCGGCGAATTGAAGGCGGAGGCCGAGGCCGGCCCGAGCCCGTAGCCCATCGTTGTCGCGCCAAGCTCGAATGGCGGCATGATCGAAAACAGATGGCAGCCTATGTCGGAGGCGATGTGATGTTTTCCCAGCTCCTGCTCGACCAGCTTCATCGCCGCGAAGATCGGCCGTTCCGGGCAGCCGGTGCAGAAGCCCGGGGGACGGCCGGGCACGATTCTGGAGATGTCCGGAATCTCGTCGGCATTGCCGGCCTTGTTCGGCGCGCGCACCTCGCTTGGCAGGAGTTGCGGCGCGTTCTCGCGCAGGAATGCCCCGATGCCGTCGAGCATGACCTGCCCGGTATATTCGCCCGCCATCGGCAAGACTTCCTTGCCGACGATCTTTGTGTCGCGACCGGCCTTGTGCAGCATGGCGGCGAACGCCTGCTCGATATAGTTCGGCTGTCCCTCCTCCACGACCAGAACTGCGTCCTTGCCTTCGCAGAAGGTCAGAAACTCGTCGTCGATAAGCGGATAGCAGACATTGAGCACATAGATCGGCACGTCCGTGTCGCCATAGATGTCGGCGAGCCCCATGCGCTGCAGGGCGCGAATGACGCCGTTATACATGCCGCCCTGGCAAATGATCCCGACCACGCCGTCGGCCGCGCCGAAGAATTCGTTGAGCCGGTTCTTGCGGATGTATTCGACGGCGGCCGGCCAGCGCTTCTGCACTTTCTCCTTCTCGTGGTTGAAGGAGGCGGGTGGCAACACGATGCGGCCGGTGTCGCGGCGCGGCGACGACAGCGCATCGGCCACCGTCATCTCGGGCCGCCTGTTGTCCTTGGCGATGAAATGGCCATGCACATGGCAACAGCGTATGCGCACCTGCAGCATCACCGGCGTGTTGGAGACTTCCGACAGCTCGAAACCGTCTTCCACCGCCTTGACGATCGACGGCAGGTTCGGACGCGGGTCGAGCAGCCAGACCTGGCTCTTCATGGCGAAGGCGTGGCTGCGCTCCTGCATGATCGACGAGCCTTCGCCGTAGTCCTCGCCGACAATGATGAGCGCGCCGCCCGTCACGCCGCCGGAAGCGAGATTGGCGAGCGCGTCCGACGCGACATTGGTGCCCACGGTGGATTTGAAGGTGGCCGCGCCCCGGATCGGATAATGCACGGAGGCCGCGAGCATGGCGGTCGCCGTGGCCTCCGAGGCGCTCGCCTCGAAATGTACGCCGAGTTCGGAAAGAATGTCCTGCGCGTCGGCCAGAACGTCCATCAGATGGCTGATCGGCGCGCCCTGATAGCCGCCGACATAGCCGACGCCGCATTGCAGCAGCGCCTTGGTGATGGCCAGAATGCCCTCGCCGGAAAACTCCTCGCCGGCTCCGAGCCTCAGCTTCTCGACTTCCTTCGCAAACGATCTCTCAGCCATCAGGCGTCTCCAACAGGACGTCCCTCAAATCTCGTGCTTGCGGATGTTCCTGAGCATCTTCTGCAACGTGGCGACCAACGCCGCATATTCGGCATCGTCGATCCCCTCGAACATCAACTCGAACGCCTCGTGCATAGGCGGCCATGCACGGGCGAATTCCGCGCGTCCCTTGTCGGTCAGGAATACCTTGCGCACGCGGCTGTCCGTCTCGGCCGTTTCGCGCCGCACCAGCCCATGCCCTTCCAGCGCATCAAGCGTCCGCGACAGGGTGGACTGCTCGATCACCGTGTAGACGGAGAGGTCGCCGACGGTGACGCCGTCCATCACAGAAAGCACGGCGAGCGTGCGCACCTGTGAAATGGTCCGGTGCTGTCTGCGGAAATCCTCGCGCAGCGTGGCGTTGTAGCGGCCCATGATGCGGTTCATCAGATAGGGCGCGAACTGCTGCAGCCCGATCTGGCCGAGGGTCGAGATGCGCTGCGGA
The window above is part of the Rhizobiaceae bacterium genome. Proteins encoded here:
- a CDS encoding indolepyruvate ferredoxin oxidoreductase subunit alpha → MAERSFAKEVEKLRLGAGEEFSGEGILAITKALLQCGVGYVGGYQGAPISHLMDVLADAQDILSELGVHFEASASEATATAMLAASVHYPIRGAATFKSTVGTNVASDALANLASGGVTGGALIIVGEDYGEGSSIMQERSHAFAMKSQVWLLDPRPNLPSIVKAVEDGFELSEVSNTPVMLQVRIRCCHVHGHFIAKDNRRPEMTVADALSSPRRDTGRIVLPPASFNHEKEKVQKRWPAAVEYIRKNRLNEFFGAADGVVGIICQGGMYNGVIRALQRMGLADIYGDTDVPIYVLNVCYPLIDDEFLTFCEGKDAVLVVEEGQPNYIEQAFAAMLHKAGRDTKIVGKEVLPMAGEYTGQVMLDGIGAFLRENAPQLLPSEVRAPNKAGNADEIPDISRIVPGRPPGFCTGCPERPIFAAMKLVEQELGKHHIASDIGCHLFSIMPPFELGATTMGYGLGPASASAFNSPEAKRRSISFVGDGGFWHNGLTSSVGNAVFNRNDGVIVIVDNYYSAATGGQDILSSRASNRSKSTKHPITEAVKGMGVKWFRQIDRTYDVPKMRATLKEALTTDETGPKVIVASSECMLNRQRRERPIVNEAIRKGERVVKPRFGVDEDICTGDHACIRLSGCPSLSVKSLDDPLRDDPVAHIDQTCVGCGNCGEVADAAVLCPSFYRADVVHNPGGWDRFIERTRRAAIGFLQRRRESRRLAFADA
- a CDS encoding MarR family transcriptional regulator → MEQKVGHPQRISTLGQIGLQQFAPYLMNRIMGRYNATLREDFRRQHRTISQVRTLAVLSVMDGVTVGDLSVYTVIEQSTLSRTLDALEGHGLVRRETAETDSRVRKVFLTDKGRAEFARAWPPMHEAFELMFEGIDDAEYAALVATLQKMLRNIRKHEI